In Erpetoichthys calabaricus chromosome 4, fErpCal1.3, whole genome shotgun sequence, one genomic interval encodes:
- the LOC127527462 gene encoding uncharacterized protein LOC127527462, which produces MKLIRWGFVVHGAIDGFSRLIPYLSCATNNSSSTVLQTFCRGALQYGLPLRVRSDQGTENVQVALLMNAIRGLHRGSHITGLSVHNQRIERLWRDVFQQVLFPIYKEFYEMEDNGILEEGNSLHKGCLQYVYYSTINQRLEMFREGWNKHRIRTEHNRTPEQIWFDSLSTISHQTSLSDMNTQQFRESLIEHLQRIGASFSDDAYMESQETFNPLEMSVQNLQILQDAIQLETNLKDKYACCVQKANELLTDTQT; this is translated from the exons ATGAAGCTTATAAG GTGGGGCTTTGTTGTACATGGTGCTATCGATGGCTTTTCCCGTCTAATACCTTATTTAAGTTGTGCTACAAATAATTCTTCATCCACGGTGCTACAGACTTTCTGCAGGGGTGCTCTACAGTATGGATTACCATTAAGAGTGAGGTCTGACCAAGGCACAGAAAATGTTCAGGTAGCACTGCTTATGAATGCCATCAGAGGATTACACCGTGGCAGCCATATAACTGGACTTTCTGTCCACAACCAGAGAATTGAAAGGCTATGGAGAGATGTATTTCAACAGGTTCTCTTCCCCATCTACAAAGAATTTTATGAAATGGAAGATAATGGAATACTTGAAGAAGGCAACAGTTTACACAAAGGATGTCTACAATATGTTTACTACTCAACAATTAATCAAAGATTGGAAATGTTCAGAGAAGGCTGGAATAAACATAGAATTAGAACTGAACACAACAGAACACCGGAACAAATATGGTTTGATAGCTTGTCCACTATATCTCACCAAACAAGTCTGTCTGACATGAATACACAACAGTTTAGAGAGAGTTTAATAGAACATTTACAAAGAATAGGTGCATCATTTTCAGATGATGCATATATGGAGTCTCAGGAGACATTCAACCCACTTGAAATGTCTGTCCAAAATCTACAGATACTACAAGATGCTATTCAGCtagaaacaaatttaaaagataaatatgCATGTTGTGTTCAAAAGGCCAATGAGCTATTAACAGATACCCAAACATAG